In Paenibacillus stellifer, the DNA window GACTGCAAGCTCGTAATCCGGAAGAGTCACGGAGCGGCTGCCCGCGTTCTTGATATGGAACTGAAGATTCCATACGCCATTGTCGTTATCCGCATATACATCGGCGGACTGAAGCTGCATATCAACCCCGGTTCCGTCCACGGTCAGCCGCTTGGTTGCGTAATTCTGAACGATCAGGTTGGCGCTGGCGCCTGCCGGAAGCTCGAAGGAGACAACTGGAAGATAGACATTAAGCGTGCTGTCCAGCTTGACCGCCTGAAGCGACATTCCGCTCGTCTTCATACCGGCAGGAATCTCCGCCAGATAGTATACGGTTTCTTTTTCGCCCGGCTGAATTTCATAATTTTTGCTATCCTGGTCAAGAGACAGCTTGAAGATCGAGCCGCCCGATGATTTCAAATACAGGGTGTACCCAGGGTCGGTCAGCGCCTGATTGCCCAAATTCCGGATCGCGACCGCAACTTTTGCATATAATTTGCCGTTATAAGAGTAGGTCTGCAGATTGCCGGCTATGAGGTTAGCGGGCAGGCTTCCCCATGTGAGCTTTTTGCTCTCCCCCTGAAGCGCAGATACTGAGAAGTGGGCAGGTACACTAAAGGTCCCGATGCGCTGCTCGAAGCCTGCGAGACTGAAATTCCAGCCGAACATCTGGATTTTGAGGCCGCCCGCCGATGTAACGCTTCCCGCATTTACATAATATGTAAGGGTCTGGCTGGATTTTGCGGCAACTTTTTTCTTGGAGACATCCGTAGTTACTGGCGCGCCTTTGATAACAGAGCCTCCGGGCGTTACTACTTTGGAGAAGTAGTCGGCCAGGCTGACGCTGCTGCCGCTAGTGTTCGTATAGGTCAGCGTGTAGGTGAGGATATTCCCCCCGTCCTGGGGAAACAGATTGACGTTGTCCAGCTTCACGGTGAAGCCCGCGCCTAGTGCGATGGAGCTGAGTTTGGAGAGCGATGAGGTCTTGACGGAGGCCGCTGTTACGGCTGTGCCGGTTTGGGCGGCATAGACGGTAGGTCCGCCGGGTCCCGCGAGCTGCGTGACGGCAAAGGTGCTGAGCAAAAGCATGACGTATGTCTTGTGGCGAATCTTCATTAACTTCCCTCCTATAAAAGTTCCCCTTGCTTAGAGAGACGGCCCTGCGGCCGCTTTTGGGCTCTAAAGTCCTTATCTTAAAGTAGCAAAGCTAACTGAGCGTTGCCTTAATAGAAAATGAGATGTATCTGAGAGTTCGCTTAATGTTTTATGGAATCGCGACCCATTTTTTCTTGTTATCGCTAAACTAACGCCTGCCCTTGCCAAAAAAATGCGCATTGCATATAATAAAAAGATGTTACAGAGCCTGACCATAACCAACGCGACGATGGAGAAGAGTACGCAGCGCCTGACCCACAGGGAGGATACGCCGAAGATTGAGAGCGTAGCCGGGCATAACGGGCTGCCGAAGTTCGCTCCGGAGCAGTTCCTTGAACGTTAGGGCCGCTTGGCCCCTTACCCAGTAGAGGATACCGGCCGCAGACCGTTATTTCTGCGTAGAGTGAGTCACTAGGATTCCGTGTTCTTCGGCGTGCCGGAGGAAGCGGAGCTTTTGGCTTAACAAGGGTGGTACCGCGGTCTTTTCGTCCCTTATGGGAGAAAAGGCTTTTTTTGTGTGAAAATGCACGGGTTCACGAGTGTTTTCATGGGGGGGGGGTCCCCCAAAAAGTAATCGGAATTCGCTTCGAAGCATCACGTCACTTTTGGGGGAAATATCATGCGGGGGGTCCCCCAAAAAGTAATCGGAATTATACCAATGAAGTAAAGGAGGCTGTTGCAAGCCATGAAGGAAAAGCTTGAAGCATTGAAGAATGAAGCGCTGGCGAAGCTGCAGACAGTGCAGGACCCAGGGACGCTGAATGATCTGCGGGTGAAATATCTCGGCAAGAAAGGGGAGCTGACCGAGGTTCTCCGCGGCATGGGAGCGCTCAGCGCAGAGGATCGCCCGGTGATCGGGCAGGTGGCCAACACGGTACGGGGCGCAATCGAAGAGATTATTGCCCGCAAGCAGGAGGCCTTCCAGGAGCAGGAGACGCTGGCGCGTCTGCAAGCGGAGAAGGTCGATGTTACGCTTCCCGGACGCAAGCTGCCGCAGGGCGGCATTCATCCGCTGACCCGGGTCATCCAGGAGATCGAGGACATCTTCGTAGGGATGGGCTACCATGTGGCGGAAGGCCCGGAGGTAGAGACGGATTACTTCAACTTTGAGGCGCTGAATCTGCCGAAGAACCATCCGGCCCGCGACATGCAGGATTCCTTCTATCTGACGGAAGAGCTGCTTATGCGCACCCAGACCTCTCCGGTACAGGTCCGCACCATGCAGGCAATGAAGGGTGAAGTTCCGGTCAAAATCATTTGCCCCGGACGGGTATTCCGCCGCGACGACGACGACGCCACCCATTCGTTCCAGTTCCACCAGATCGAAGGTCTGGTGATCGGACCGAATATCCGGATGAGCGACCTGAAGGGTACATTGCAGCAGTTCGTGAAGGAAATGTTCGGTCCGAACACGGGCATCCGCCTGCGTCCGAGCTTCTTCCCGTTCACCGAGCCGAGTGTTGAGGTTGACGTCAGCTGCTTCAAATGCGGCGGACACGGCTGCCGGCTGTGCAAGCAATCCGGCTGGCTGGAAATTCTTGGCGCGGGCATGGTTCATCCGCGTGTGCTGGAAATGGGCGGCTACGATCCCGAGAAGTACAGCGGTTTCGCCTTCGGCATGGGTGCGGAGCGGATCGCGATGCTGAAATACGGCATTGACGATATCCGGAATTTCTACCTGAACGACATGGGCTTCGTCAAGCAGTTCAGAGGGGTATAACGCCTTTTTCATCGAAAATGAACAATAAATAAGGAAGTGAGCGGACATGAAAGTATCGACCGGCTGGCTGGCCGATTATATATCGCTGGAAGGCATCGCCGCCGAAGAACTGGCGGAACGTATTACGGATGCGGGTATTGAAATCGACGGCGTGGAGCGCCGCAACAAGGGACTGTCCGGGATTGTGACCGGATTCGTCAAATCGAAGGAGAAGCATCCTGATGCGGATAAGCTGAACGTCTGTATCGTGGACGCCGGACAGGGCGAGGATCTGCAGATCGTCTGCGGCGCGAAGAACGTGGCTGCGGGCCAGAAGGTTCCCGTCGCTCTTGTGGGCGCCAAGCTTCCGGGGCTCGAGATCAAGAAAGCGAAGCTGCGCGGCGTCTTGTCTCAAGGCATGATCTGCTCCGCCAAAGAGCTGGGCTTGAATGACAAGCTGCTGCCGAAGGAGCTGCAAGAAGGCATTCTGGTGCTTCCCGAAGATACGGAAATCGGCCAGGACATCACCAAGGTTCTTGGACTGAACGACGAGATTCTGGAATTCGATCTGACTCCGAACCGTTCCGACTGTCTCAGCATGATCGGGGCAGCTTACGAGACCAGCGCCATTCTGGGACGCGAGCTTACTCTGCCGAAACCGGAGCGGGATATCATTGAAATTACCGGACCGGCAGCCGATGCCGTCTCCGTCAGCATTGAGAATGAGGAACACTGCAAGCATTACACCGCCCGCTACATTGCGAATGTGAAGCCGGCTCCGTCCCCGCTCTGGATGCAGAACCGTCTGATGGCCGCAGGCGTGCGCCCGATCAACAACATCGTGGATATTACGAACTACGTCATGCTGGAGTACGGTCAACCGCTGCACGCTTTTGACGCCGACCGGCTGGAAGGCGGAACACTTCGGGTCCGTCTTGCCCACGAGGGAGAGATTCTGACTACTCTGGACGGACAGGAACGCAAGCTTGAGCCGCATATGCTGGTCATCGCCGACAGCACTAAAGCTGTAGCCCTTGCAGGTGTCATGGGCGGTCTTAACTCCGAGGTGACCGATGCGACGGTCAATATCGTACTGGAATCCGCCCGCTTCGATGGCGGCACGGTCCGCAGAACGTCCCGTCAGCTTGGCCTCCGCTCGGAAGCCTCGCTGCGGTTCGAGAAGGAAGTCGATCCGCACTCCGTCATCCCTGCACTTAACCGGGCCGCTGCACTGCTTAGCCGCTACGCGGGCGGCACCATCCATGCTGGCATCGTGCAGGCCGGGACGGCTGACGTTCCAAATCGTATCATCAAGCTGTCCCTCGATAAGCTGAACAGCCGGCTCGGCACAGATCTGTCGCTGCTGGAAGTGAAGACGCTGTTCGCCCGGCTGCATTTCTCCTGCGGCGACGCGGAGCAGGGGCTGCTTGAGGTCTGCGTGCCGACCCGCCGCGGTGATGTCACCCTGGAGGTTGATCTGTTCGAGGAGGTTGCCCGCCTGTACGGCTACGACAACATCCCGACCACGCCGATCGAAGGTCCGACGACACCGGGCGGCCTGAACCGGGCGCAGGCGCTTCGCCGCGGCCTGAGAAGACTGCTGGCGGATGGGGGCTATCAGGAAGTGATGGGCTATTCCTTCATCCAGCCGGAACGGAGCACCTTGTTCACGGCTCTCACGGGCGCCGGCCATGCTGTGAAGCTGGCGATGCCGATGAGCGAAGACCGCAGTGTGCTGCGCACCAGCCTGATTCCGCAGCTGCTGGATATCGCCGAATACAATGCAAAACGCCGCCAGAGCGATCTGGCGCTGTTCGAAATCGGCAGCGTGTTCGTGACGGAGGAAGAGCAGCTGACTCGTCAGCCGCGCGAATTCCAGACGCTTGGTCTTCTGCTGACGGGCAGCCGCGCCGCGAAGCAGTGGAACATTGCGGCTGAGCCGGTCGACTTCTTCGATCTGAAAGGTGCGCTGGAATCCGTGTTCGCTTATTTGGGGCTGGAGCGTGAAGTTGTGTTCGAGGGCGACGCCCCTGAAGGCTATCATCCCGGACGTTCCGCTTCCCTGTACCTGAACACGGCAGCAGGGCGAGTCAAGCTGGGAACGCTTGGACAGATTCACCCCGAACTTCAGCGGAAGCAGGATTTGGAAGATACCTACGCAGCTGAAATTGTGCTGGAGCCGCTGTATCAGGCGGCCCGGACGTCTATTCAATTCCAGGAGCTTCCGCGTTTCCCGGGAATCGAGCGCGACATTGCGATTGTCGTCGATTCGGAGATTCCCGCCAGCCGCCTGCTGGAGACTATCCGGGAGAACGGAGGCAGCCTGCTTCAGTCCACGCAAATCTTTGACGTCTATACGGGCGGCAAAATGGAGAGCGGCAAGAAGAGCGTCGCTATCTCCCTGCTGTACCGTCACACCGAGCATACGCTGACCGACGAAGAGGCCTCGGAGGCTCACGGCAAGGTGCTTGAAGCGCTCCAGCAAACTTTTGGCGCGAACTTGAGAAAGTAGCAGGAATTGCGCAAAGCCGCAGCGAATCCAATTAGAAACCTGGATTCGCCGCGGCTTATTTTCTATTAAGGTGGAAGTGGGCCGGGGGATAAGGGAATGGGAATTTTGCTTATTGCACCTTAATGAAGCTACAATAGAGACTATGATACAGCCTAGAATCCGCATACTGACAAAGGAGGGCACAACTGTGGCAATGGACCGGACCCGTGTCGCCGTGGAGATTTACGGCACTTCCTATAAACTGGTTGGAAGCAGTACTGAATATATGAAACAGGTTGCCCGCTATGTGGATGAGCATATGCGGACGATTTCGAAATCCCATACACGTCTTGATACACCGCGAATTGCCGTATTGGCGGCCGTTCATATGGCCGAGCAGGCGATTCAGGCCCAGGATTTGAGGAACGAGCTGAACATGCTGACGGGCGAGCGCAGCGAGCTGCGCGCCGAGGTGGCACGCCTCGTCGAGAGCCAGAAGCTTCAGCAGGAGAAGCTGGAGAAGTCATCCGCCTCTTTCAAGGAAGAGAAGGCTGGCCTCCTGGCAGCGGCCGAGGAAGAGCGGTCCCGTCTCCTGGCAGCGGCGGGCGAAGAGAAGGCGCGCATTCTGGCGGCTGCGGAAGAAGAGAGATCCCGCCTCCTGGCAGAGACCGAGGCGGAACGCGTCCGCCACCTGGAGGAGCGGGAGCAGGAGCGCTCGGCTCATGCAGAGCTTCTCCGTCAGGCGGAGGAGAGTGCCGCAGCGATCCGGCACGAGCTGGAGGAGGAGCTGGGCCGCCGCTCCGAGGAGATGCTGGAGCTGCGCGCGGAGCATGAGCGCGGGCTTGCGGAAGTGCGGAATAGCCTCCTGAAAGAGCTGGAGCAGGCGGAGGCGCTAAGGAAGCAGCAGGTCGAGGAGCTGACGGCTGCCCGCAGCCGGGAACTGGAGGAGCTTCGCACGGCACATGCAGCAGAGCTGGAAGTGCTCCGGACAGCGCATGCAGCAGAGCTGGAAGAGCTCAGAACGGCGCATGGGGCGGAGCTGGAAGAGCTCCGCACAACGTACGGAGCAGAACTGGAAGAGCTCCGGACGGCGCATGGGGCAGAGCTGGAAGCGCATGCCGCCGAGCTGGCGGGGGTGAAGAGCCAACTGGAGCAGGAGCTGGCGGATACGAAGTCCCGGTTGACCCTGGAGCTCGCCGACACCAGAGCGTCTCTGACCGTGCAGATGACCGAAGCGACCTCCGCTCTCGAGAAGGAGCTTGGCCGCGAACGCGAAGCGCTGCAGCGGGAGCTGGCGAAGAACAAGGATCTCAGACAGAGCCTTGGCAATCAGGAGAACCGCCACAAGCTGAGCATTCAGGATTCGGAGAAGCAGATCGGCGAGCTGCGCGGAACAGTCTCGCAGCTTCAATCCAGGCTGCGGGCCGAAGAAGCGGGCTTCAAATCGGAGCGCGAGGCCCGCACCGTGCTTCAGGCGCAGCATGATGAATTGAAGCTGCGCGAGGAGCAGCTTAGTGAGGAGCTGCAGTCGGTCAGCGGTCTGGCCGAAACGCTGCAGCAGGAGCTTGCAGAGCTGCGACTGTCCTACGAGCAGGCGAGCAGCCAGACAGATGGGCTTCGAGAGTCGCTGGAGGCGGCCACCCGGCTGCTTCAGCAATCGCAGGAGGAGCTGGCGAAGATGTCGGCCGAGCATGCCGAATGGATGAAGCTTGCCGTCTCGCGGCAGGATGAAATCGGCTTGCTGGAGACCGGCCTCCTGGAATCCGAAGAGAAGCTGGAGGCGGCCCGGCGGGAGCTTGCCGGACTTGTCGTCCGGTGCGAAGAGCTCACCGCTGCCATGGAGAGCGAAGCTTCCTTGCGGCAGCAGGCGGAGGATGCGGTGGACTCGCTCCGTGCCGGACGGGATGAAGCTGCAAGCGCGCTCGAGTCGCTGCAGGAGCGGTACGAGGATATGATCGGGCAGTACGACGAGGTGCTGCAGGATGGCGAACGGCTGCAGGAACGCTGCCGCCTTCTGGAAGAGGAAGCGGAGGAAGCCGCGCTCCGGCTCGAAGAACTGTCGGAAGCAGCGCGGGAGGCCGCTTCCACCACGGAGCTTCAGCAGGAGCAGCTGAACGAAGCGAAGCAGTACGGCGATTCCTGGAGAGCGAAGTTCGAGGAACTGAAGAATGCCCAGCAGCAGTGGAGCGAGACCGAGGCGAAGCTGCGCGAGGAGCTCGAACTGTGGCAGCAGGAGGCTGAGGAAGGCGAGCGCGTCCGTGAATCGCTGAGCAGCGAACGCGGCGACGCTCTCCGGCAAGTAGAGGAGATCGGCCAGAGCTACGAGATGGCCCAAGGACAGCTCCGGCTGCTTCAAGCGGAGTTTGAGCTCCGGCAGAATGAGCTGGACCGCGTAACGCAGGAACATCAGAAGCTTCAGGCGGAGTATGCCAAGCTGCAAATTGAGTACAACGAGTGGATTCAACTGATCGAGCAAGACAGCTGACCCCGCTGGGCCGACGAACTTCGTAAGGCGGCACAATAAGGGGAGTAGACTTTACCGATTTCAGGCAGCACGATCGCTTGTATGGCGGAGTGCTGTCTTTTTGTTGCGGCATGTTGCGGTATGCTGCGGCATATCGGCGACAGCTGAGGCGGTGTAATCAGCATATCTGCTTCCAGATCCTCCAGCTTTTGCATCGCAGCCCTTCTAAATCAATCAAAAGCAATCAAAAAACGCTCATTCCAGACCCTTATTCCGGAAAAAGCGGATGCAAAAAAGCTTTTAATTCATTATAATAAATTACAATAATTAGACTTGTGATTATGAAAATCAAGCTTAGAAGTAGGGGATTCATATTAGCGGAGCTGTTGGTTTGCTGAATTCGGAGGTCTGGCACCGAAGAATATTAAATGTATACTGGACGCTGGCCGGCATTATACTTGCTGGCCAGATTCTTAGCGTGCGCCTTCAGCTCAAACTGGCGCATGAATTTGCCGTCTCCGACATGAACAGGACACTCGTCTTTATCTGTTATTTTATCGTTCTGATCTGCTTGATTGCAGGCGAGGTCTGGCAGCGCGCGAAGCTGAAATATCAGCAGCAGGCTGTTGTCGTATGCGGATTCATTGTATCCTATTTGCTGTATTTCATCGCCGAACCGTTCGTTGACGGAGCCCAGATGTCGCTGATGATGCCTCTCATGGCTTCGCTTATATATTTTAACCGCCGGCTGCTCTTCATTATCGGAGGGCTGAATTCCCTGATCTATGCCGCCATTTATTTTGCACTGGAACGAATTCATCTCGGCAAACCTCTGCTTGACTTTCTGCTGATGGAGGTTATTTTTGGAGGCTTTGTCGTAATGGGACTCGGTATTATTGTGAGAGCCCATGAAACGAGCGAGCATCTGGAGCAGTTGACCCAATCGGAGCAGGGGCTGCTGGTCGATCGGGCGATTGCCGACAAGCTGCTCAAAATAGATGCCCTTACGGGTCTGTACAATCATAAAACGTTTCATGAATATCTGGACTCGCTGCTCGAACAGTGTGAGACGAACGGGCTGCGGCTGCAGCTGGCTCTTCTGGATATCGACAACTTCAAGCAGGTTAACGATACGTATGGCCATTGGATCGGCGATATCGTCCTGAAGGAAGTTGCGGCCAAAATTTCGGAGAAGATCGGTCTTAATGATTTTGCCGCCAGATACGGGGGGGAAGAGTTCGCGATCATCTTTACGGACAGGAGCCCGGCCGAAGCCTTTGCGCTTGTTGAGGAGCTTCGCCTTGCCATTGCATCGATGGAGCATCACTATGCGGGAGACAAGCCGATTACGATCAGCATTGGTCTGTGCTCCTACTACATCCGCAGCGGCAAGGAGCTTCTGTTCCGCAAGACGGACGACGCCCTGTATCTCGCGAAGCGCAGCGGCAAGAACCAGGTTATTATTTGTGAGGAAAAAAAGCCGGCCTGACCACTTGCTCATATCCGATTCGGCAAAAAGCCGCCCGTTCGCATATCATGCCGGGCGGCTTTTGCCTTGATCCATATTACTTGGCGGCGTCGAACGGTGTGGGAACCGGCAGGAACAGATCGATGATCCCGATGACCAGCGCGGCCAGAATGGCCCCGATGATCGATACGCTGACTCCTGCGACGATAAACTGTGCTAGCCAGATGACAAGGGCGCTGACGATAAAGCCGACGATACCGCGGCCGAACGGCGTCGTCTTCTTGCCAAATATGCCTTCAACAACCCAGCCGAGAAGCGCGATGACCAAGGCGAGCATCAGAGCGCTCCAAAAGCCGCCGATGGTGAAGTTCGGTACGATCCAGCCTACGACAAGCAGAACCAGCGCGGACACGATGAACCGGACGACATGACCCAAAAATCTCACTGAAAGGCCTCCTTTGCTGTTACCTCAAGTATACGTGCCCCTGTATTGTACACAGAAACCTGTCTTGTTATGTTGGCAAAAGACCCCCAAATAGCGAAAATGCGGCAGTTTGGGTATAATGTTTTTTAGATGAAGGGAGTTGTGACTGTAATTGGACGAGAAGATCCTGCATACGCTGGAATATCGTAAGATTTTAAATAAATTGGTGCAGTACACCCAGACTCCGATGGGCACGTTCATGGCCGACAGCCTGAAGCCCTCCGGAGACTTTGAAGCGGTCAAATTGCTGCTGCAGGCGACGGACGAGGCGTCCACGGTCGACCGGCTGAAGGGCATTCCGTCCTTCGGCGGGATCGTTGATATCAAGCCTGCGCTGAAGCGGGCGTCGATCGGCGGGATGCTCGGAACGCATGAGCTGCTCGCCGTAGGCAATACGATTGCGGGCGGGCGGCGGATCAAACGCTTTATCGCCGCCATGCACGAGGAAGAGAAGATCCCGATGCTGTTCGATCTTGCGGACCTGCTCTCGGAGCAGAAGCCGGTCGAGGATGCAATCCGGGCGGCCATCGACGAGAACGCGGAGGTGCTGGATACGGCGAGCACTGAGCTGGCCTCCATCCGCCGCGAGCTGAGAAATGGCGAGACCCGAATCCGGGAGAAGCTGGATTCCATGATCCGCTCGTCCTCCGTGGCCAAGATGCTTCAGGATCAGCTGGTCACGATCCGCGGCGACCGCTTCGTTATCCCGGTCAAGGCCGAGTACCGCTCGCATTTCGGCGGGATTGTCCATGACCAGTCGGGGTCCGGTGCG includes these proteins:
- the pheS gene encoding phenylalanine--tRNA ligase subunit alpha, coding for MKEKLEALKNEALAKLQTVQDPGTLNDLRVKYLGKKGELTEVLRGMGALSAEDRPVIGQVANTVRGAIEEIIARKQEAFQEQETLARLQAEKVDVTLPGRKLPQGGIHPLTRVIQEIEDIFVGMGYHVAEGPEVETDYFNFEALNLPKNHPARDMQDSFYLTEELLMRTQTSPVQVRTMQAMKGEVPVKIICPGRVFRRDDDDATHSFQFHQIEGLVIGPNIRMSDLKGTLQQFVKEMFGPNTGIRLRPSFFPFTEPSVEVDVSCFKCGGHGCRLCKQSGWLEILGAGMVHPRVLEMGGYDPEKYSGFAFGMGAERIAMLKYGIDDIRNFYLNDMGFVKQFRGV
- the pheT gene encoding phenylalanine--tRNA ligase subunit beta, whose amino-acid sequence is MKVSTGWLADYISLEGIAAEELAERITDAGIEIDGVERRNKGLSGIVTGFVKSKEKHPDADKLNVCIVDAGQGEDLQIVCGAKNVAAGQKVPVALVGAKLPGLEIKKAKLRGVLSQGMICSAKELGLNDKLLPKELQEGILVLPEDTEIGQDITKVLGLNDEILEFDLTPNRSDCLSMIGAAYETSAILGRELTLPKPERDIIEITGPAADAVSVSIENEEHCKHYTARYIANVKPAPSPLWMQNRLMAAGVRPINNIVDITNYVMLEYGQPLHAFDADRLEGGTLRVRLAHEGEILTTLDGQERKLEPHMLVIADSTKAVALAGVMGGLNSEVTDATVNIVLESARFDGGTVRRTSRQLGLRSEASLRFEKEVDPHSVIPALNRAAALLSRYAGGTIHAGIVQAGTADVPNRIIKLSLDKLNSRLGTDLSLLEVKTLFARLHFSCGDAEQGLLEVCVPTRRGDVTLEVDLFEEVARLYGYDNIPTTPIEGPTTPGGLNRAQALRRGLRRLLADGGYQEVMGYSFIQPERSTLFTALTGAGHAVKLAMPMSEDRSVLRTSLIPQLLDIAEYNAKRRQSDLALFEIGSVFVTEEEQLTRQPREFQTLGLLLTGSRAAKQWNIAAEPVDFFDLKGALESVFAYLGLEREVVFEGDAPEGYHPGRSASLYLNTAAGRVKLGTLGQIHPELQRKQDLEDTYAAEIVLEPLYQAARTSIQFQELPRFPGIERDIAIVVDSEIPASRLLETIRENGGSLLQSTQIFDVYTGGKMESGKKSVAISLLYRHTEHTLTDEEASEAHGKVLEALQQTFGANLRK
- a CDS encoding cell division protein ZapA, which codes for MDRTRVAVEIYGTSYKLVGSSTEYMKQVARYVDEHMRTISKSHTRLDTPRIAVLAAVHMAEQAIQAQDLRNELNMLTGERSELRAEVARLVESQKLQQEKLEKSSASFKEEKAGLLAAAEEERSRLLAAAGEEKARILAAAEEERSRLLAETEAERVRHLEEREQERSAHAELLRQAEESAAAIRHELEEELGRRSEEMLELRAEHERGLAEVRNSLLKELEQAEALRKQQVEELTAARSRELEELRTAHAAELEVLRTAHAAELEELRTAHGAELEELRTTYGAELEELRTAHGAELEAHAAELAGVKSQLEQELADTKSRLTLELADTRASLTVQMTEATSALEKELGREREALQRELAKNKDLRQSLGNQENRHKLSIQDSEKQIGELRGTVSQLQSRLRAEEAGFKSEREARTVLQAQHDELKLREEQLSEELQSVSGLAETLQQELAELRLSYEQASSQTDGLRESLEAATRLLQQSQEELAKMSAEHAEWMKLAVSRQDEIGLLETGLLESEEKLEAARRELAGLVVRCEELTAAMESEASLRQQAEDAVDSLRAGRDEAASALESLQERYEDMIGQYDEVLQDGERLQERCRLLEEEAEEAALRLEELSEAAREAASTTELQQEQLNEAKQYGDSWRAKFEELKNAQQQWSETEAKLREELELWQQEAEEGERVRESLSSERGDALRQVEEIGQSYEMAQGQLRLLQAEFELRQNELDRVTQEHQKLQAEYAKLQIEYNEWIQLIEQDS
- a CDS encoding GGDEF domain-containing protein, which translates into the protein MLNSEVWHRRILNVYWTLAGIILAGQILSVRLQLKLAHEFAVSDMNRTLVFICYFIVLICLIAGEVWQRAKLKYQQQAVVVCGFIVSYLLYFIAEPFVDGAQMSLMMPLMASLIYFNRRLLFIIGGLNSLIYAAIYFALERIHLGKPLLDFLLMEVIFGGFVVMGLGIIVRAHETSEHLEQLTQSEQGLLVDRAIADKLLKIDALTGLYNHKTFHEYLDSLLEQCETNGLRLQLALLDIDNFKQVNDTYGHWIGDIVLKEVAAKISEKIGLNDFAARYGGEEFAIIFTDRSPAEAFALVEELRLAIASMEHHYAGDKPITISIGLCSYYIRSGKELLFRKTDDALYLAKRSGKNQVIICEEKKPA
- a CDS encoding phage holin family protein; the encoded protein is MRFLGHVVRFIVSALVLLVVGWIVPNFTIGGFWSALMLALVIALLGWVVEGIFGKKTTPFGRGIVGFIVSALVIWLAQFIVAGVSVSIIGAILAALVIGIIDLFLPVPTPFDAAK